From a region of the Lentilactobacillus curieae genome:
- a CDS encoding DUF4044 domain-containing protein, which yields MARKKRTRFQKITLVFVWIMIIATVASLVLSAVITLMGQF from the coding sequence TTGGCTCGCAAAAAAAGAACTAGATTTCAAAAAATTACGCTTGTTTTTGTTTGGATTATGATCATTGCAACTGTCGCTTCCTTAGTGTTGTCAGCTGTAATAACCTTAATGGGTCAATTTTAA
- a CDS encoding DNA translocase FtsK: MAAKKKRRKTIKRKTSSKKSTGFFARYWVNITGIIIILLAISGLFSAGMVGAFVVNCVRFFLGSLYVVGLIGVLAVGIALAGFSKVPAIPVRIWSGTLLLLLGITLWLTLIQYTSAPQPVNFVTANWEKLLDDVNSANVNSDIGGGIIAAALFAGIKLLLGKIGVGIISSLLILVGLFVLFNVSASKAFLAIKESVVFCGLSLKKFFNLGKSAGKTAKQKLASKQHQQSTPVAQETSSMPVGDDQHDDAPFSPADITVSGMAVADKKPVEDKQPEKKKKSKNTPEIDEPKHEVQLVDVQEDDNYKLPTPDLLTKIDQNDQSAELKSIDKNAKILQETLNSFGVKAQIKHVSLGPSVTKYELHPDIGVKVSRIVNLADDIALALAAKDIRIEAPIPGKSLIGIEVPNRQIATVSFRDVVEASPDNHGHLLQVPLGKDVNGNVITADLTKMPHLLIAGSTGSGKSVAINGIITSILLNAKPSQVKLMLIDPKKVELGVYNGIPHLLSPVVSEPKKAARALQKVVSEMENRYELFAKYGQRKISTYNEFVAKNNQQNDVKLQPMPYIVVIVDELADLMMTVSNDVEAAIIRLAQMGRAAGIHMILATQRPSVDVITGLIKANVPSRIAFAVSSGIDSRTIIDTNGAEKLLGRGDMLFLPIDSNTPVRVQGAFIPDKDVSTVVDFITDQASAEYDESMMVSDEEIKEEDQSDSDDDLFNDALEFVVDQQKASTSLLQRHFRIGYNRAARLIDDLEQRGYIGPQDGSRPRQVFKQKPE, from the coding sequence ATGGCAGCTAAGAAAAAGCGCCGGAAAACGATAAAGAGAAAAACTAGTAGTAAAAAGTCCACTGGCTTTTTTGCCCGTTACTGGGTAAACATTACTGGAATCATCATTATTCTTCTGGCAATTAGTGGGCTGTTCTCGGCTGGAATGGTTGGAGCATTCGTAGTTAACTGCGTTCGTTTTTTCTTAGGCAGTCTATACGTTGTGGGATTGATTGGAGTTTTAGCAGTTGGAATAGCATTAGCTGGATTTTCAAAAGTGCCAGCGATACCTGTTAGGATTTGGTCTGGAACACTTTTATTGTTGCTTGGAATTACGCTGTGGCTAACTCTAATTCAGTATACTTCGGCACCACAGCCAGTTAATTTCGTGACGGCAAACTGGGAGAAGCTGCTCGACGATGTGAACTCTGCCAACGTTAATTCAGATATTGGTGGTGGAATTATTGCTGCAGCATTATTCGCGGGGATTAAATTATTATTAGGCAAGATTGGAGTCGGAATCATTTCCAGCTTACTGATTCTAGTTGGACTATTTGTGCTGTTTAATGTTTCTGCATCTAAGGCGTTTCTTGCCATTAAAGAATCAGTTGTTTTTTGTGGACTTTCACTTAAGAAGTTTTTTAACCTCGGTAAGTCTGCAGGGAAGACGGCTAAACAAAAATTGGCTAGTAAGCAGCACCAGCAATCAACTCCAGTTGCTCAGGAAACCTCCTCAATGCCGGTTGGTGATGACCAACATGATGATGCGCCATTTTCTCCGGCAGACATAACTGTTTCAGGGATGGCGGTTGCTGATAAAAAACCGGTTGAAGACAAGCAACCAGAGAAAAAGAAAAAATCAAAAAACACTCCAGAAATTGATGAGCCTAAACACGAAGTTCAGTTAGTAGATGTTCAAGAGGACGATAATTATAAATTGCCAACACCTGACCTGCTAACTAAAATTGATCAAAATGACCAATCGGCTGAGTTAAAGTCGATTGATAAGAATGCTAAAATTCTCCAAGAAACATTGAATAGTTTTGGAGTTAAAGCTCAGATCAAACATGTTAGTCTAGGACCATCAGTTACAAAGTACGAGCTTCACCCAGACATTGGAGTTAAAGTTAGCCGAATTGTTAATTTGGCGGATGACATCGCTCTTGCACTGGCGGCTAAGGATATTCGAATTGAAGCCCCAATTCCTGGAAAGTCATTAATCGGGATTGAAGTTCCTAACCGACAAATTGCAACGGTCTCGTTCAGGGATGTTGTTGAGGCTTCCCCTGATAATCATGGGCATCTGTTACAAGTTCCGCTTGGGAAAGACGTAAACGGTAATGTGATTACTGCGGATTTGACGAAGATGCCGCACTTGCTGATTGCAGGTTCAACCGGTAGTGGTAAGTCCGTTGCAATTAACGGGATTATTACTAGCATCCTATTAAATGCCAAGCCAAGCCAAGTAAAGTTAATGCTGATTGACCCGAAGAAAGTTGAGTTGGGAGTTTACAACGGAATTCCTCATTTGCTGAGTCCAGTTGTTTCTGAACCTAAAAAAGCTGCTAGAGCACTTCAAAAAGTGGTTAGCGAAATGGAAAATCGTTATGAATTGTTCGCTAAGTATGGCCAAAGAAAGATTAGCACCTACAATGAGTTTGTTGCTAAGAATAATCAGCAAAACGATGTTAAGTTACAGCCAATGCCATACATTGTTGTAATTGTTGATGAGTTGGCAGACTTAATGATGACGGTATCTAATGATGTTGAAGCTGCAATTATTAGACTGGCTCAGATGGGGCGGGCTGCTGGAATTCACATGATTTTAGCAACTCAACGACCATCGGTTGATGTTATTACTGGTTTAATCAAGGCCAACGTGCCTTCAAGAATTGCATTCGCAGTTTCATCAGGAATTGATTCAAGAACTATCATTGATACAAATGGTGCTGAAAAGCTTCTTGGACGTGGGGATATGTTGTTCTTACCAATTGATTCCAATACTCCAGTCCGTGTTCAAGGTGCCTTTATTCCAGATAAGGACGTTTCTACAGTTGTTGACTTCATTACTGACCAAGCTTCTGCAGAGTACGACGAATCGATGATGGTTTCTGATGAAGAAATCAAAGAGGAAGATCAGTCCGACTCAGATGATGACCTGTTTAATGATGCGTTAGAATTTGTTGTTGATCAGCAAAAGGCAAGTACATCATTATTACAACGGCACTTTAGAATCGGGTATAACCGGGCTGCTAGGTTGATTGATGACTTAGAACAGCGTGGATACATTGGTCCTCAGGACGGAAGTCGCCCTCGACAGGTGTTTAAACAAAAACCTGAATAA
- a CDS encoding DUF3397 family protein, with protein MRLIINGGNLKLVALQVLVLLALAFFVVLIKKIKFLKTRIKINPLDLWPPFLIVFIHQLSSNGPHGTLVPEVLVVWFAVALGILIWRIFTDQQMNYRKTLILLWRLSDLLLFIAWLVVMVMSLTWR; from the coding sequence GTGCGGTTAATAATTAATGGTGGCAACCTGAAACTGGTTGCCTTACAGGTATTAGTGCTGTTAGCACTGGCATTTTTTGTGGTGTTAATCAAAAAGATAAAGTTTTTAAAAACTAGAATTAAAATAAATCCGCTTGATCTGTGGCCACCTTTTCTAATCGTTTTTATTCACCAACTATCAAGTAACGGTCCACATGGTACGCTGGTTCCGGAGGTATTAGTGGTTTGGTTTGCTGTTGCACTCGGGATATTGATTTGGCGAATCTTTACGGATCAGCAGATGAATTATCGGAAAACGTTGATCTTGCTTTGGCGACTTTCAGACCTACTATTATTTATAGCTTGGCTAGTTGTAATGGTGATGAGTTTAACGTGGAGGTAA
- a CDS encoding RluA family pseudouridine synthase translates to MIKFNYRYEGSSPIKVRTFIMEHGVTRTLLKKIKFHGGDTLVNGKSVFANTMISHGDEVTVVLPPEEGNDHVIPSYEPINVAYEDDNYLIVNKDAGVASVPSHIYAADSLVNRVKGYFTKNGKPDQRIHIVTRLDRDTSGLVIFAKHHFAHSVLDKALKDRTIHKEYLAVVAGNLISKQIEIRLPIGRAEGSFVKRTIREDGKQAYTSVYPEQVLGDSSLVRAVIHTGRTHQIRVHMAAVGHPLLGDWLYNEDDKRMPRQALHCHHVSFYDPFKEQQISVEANMPEDMAHFVASRQLVSG, encoded by the coding sequence GTGATTAAATTTAACTACCGGTATGAGGGAAGTTCGCCAATTAAGGTGCGAACTTTTATTATGGAGCACGGGGTAACTCGGACACTCCTCAAAAAAATCAAGTTTCATGGTGGCGACACACTGGTAAATGGAAAGTCAGTCTTTGCTAATACAATGATCAGCCACGGTGATGAAGTTACTGTGGTTCTGCCGCCTGAGGAGGGAAACGACCACGTTATTCCTTCATATGAGCCGATTAATGTAGCCTATGAAGATGATAACTACTTGATTGTTAATAAGGATGCGGGGGTTGCTTCGGTACCTTCGCATATTTACGCGGCTGATTCATTGGTCAACCGGGTGAAGGGTTATTTCACCAAGAACGGTAAACCGGATCAAAGAATCCACATTGTCACCAGATTGGATAGGGATACCTCTGGATTAGTGATCTTTGCGAAGCATCACTTTGCTCATTCAGTGTTAGATAAAGCGTTAAAAGACAGGACAATCCATAAGGAATATCTAGCGGTTGTTGCTGGAAATTTAATTTCTAAGCAAATCGAGATTCGCCTCCCAATTGGTCGAGCTGAGGGATCATTTGTTAAAAGAACTATCCGGGAAGATGGTAAGCAGGCGTATACTAGTGTTTATCCTGAGCAGGTTTTGGGTGATAGTAGCCTGGTTCGAGCAGTTATTCATACTGGTAGAACCCACCAAATCAGAGTTCACATGGCGGCTGTTGGCCATCCTTTGTTAGGAGACTGGTTGTATAACGAAGATGACAAACGAATGCCACGACAGGCACTACATTGTCACCATGTTAGTTTTTACGATCCGTTTAAAGAACAACAAATTTCTGTCGAAGCGAATATGCCTGAAGACATGGCACATTTTGTTGCTAGTAGACAGTTAGTTAGTGGATAA
- a CDS encoding tRNA (cytidine(34)-2'-O)-methyltransferase — protein sequence MANHIVLFEPLMPANTGNIARTCAGTDTVLDLIEPLGFSVDDKHLKRAGLDYWDKVKINYHKNLQEFLDTVENKKNLFLVSKFAEQDYTEPDYSDNTQDYYLLFGKETTGLPEPFMRKNPEKAIRIPQDDSHIRALNLSNSCAIVIYEVLRQQNFNSLEKTHMYEHDKLK from the coding sequence ATGGCTAACCACATTGTTTTATTTGAACCATTAATGCCAGCTAACACTGGTAACATTGCAAGAACTTGTGCTGGAACGGATACTGTACTTGACCTAATTGAACCACTGGGATTTAGTGTGGATGATAAACACCTAAAGCGTGCTGGCTTGGACTATTGGGATAAAGTTAAAATTAACTATCATAAAAATCTTCAAGAATTTTTGGATACTGTTGAGAACAAGAAGAATCTTTTCCTAGTTTCAAAGTTTGCAGAACAAGATTATACAGAACCTGATTATTCGGATAATACGCAAGATTATTACTTATTGTTTGGTAAGGAAACTACGGGGTTACCTGAACCATTTATGCGTAAGAATCCAGAAAAGGCAATCAGAATTCCTCAAGATGATAGTCACATTCGGGCATTGAACTTATCGAATAGTTGTGCAATCGTTATCTATGAAGTGTTACGTCAGCAGAATTTTAACAGTCTAGAAAAAACACATATGTATGAACACGATAAATTGAAATAA